In the genome of Columba livia isolate bColLiv1 breed racing homer chromosome 1, bColLiv1.pat.W.v2, whole genome shotgun sequence, the window CACCTCCTCCCCGCTGGGGAATTGATTTAGTGCTAGCAAAGCAGCTGCTAACAAGCGTGTCTGGTCTCCTGAGGGAACGGTGGTGGTAAAGccttctgtgtttgctaataCTTCTAACTTAGATTTCAGAGTTTGGTTTGCTTGTTCGACTATAGCTTGTCCTGTACTATTATACGGGATACCGTGTATTAGAGTAATACCCCATTTCTGAGCGAATGCCTGGGCTGATTTGGACACAAAATGCGGACCATTGTCTGTTTTGATCTGATTAGGGACCCCAAGCCACGCCATGGCTGTCAGCCAATGTTGGATGGTAGCTTTGGAGTTGGCCTTAAGGTGCTGTGTAGCTACGATCAACCCGCTATATGTGTCCACGGTTAGTGTTAGCCACGCTCGAGGTCTCAGCAACTGACAGAGCGTAAAGTCCGACTGCCACACCTCGGAGGCTTTGAGACTTCTGGGGTTGACTCCACTGGACCACAGTGGTGCTTTTTGACAGTGGGGACACGTAGCTACTATGTGTTTTGCATCGGCGGTCGAAATCCCACATCTCTTTGCTAGAGCCTTAGTTCCAATGTGGAGGGACTCGTGTAACTGACGGGCATCTCTTAGTGTCCATAACCCTCTTGCAGCGGCGTCTGCTTTATCATTACCGATTTGGTAAAACCCTTTGATTGGGTCGTGGCTGTTGACGTGGATGACCGATATGGTTCCTTTTCAGGAGAAAAGTGCCTCTTATAGCAttagagcagctgtggatgttGACACGCCAGGCCCCGACATGGCCAAACAAAGTTTGGCTATGAACATCGAATCGGTCACTATGTTGAGGTGTTCCATTGGGAACAGTCCACACGCCAGTACCACGGACGTCGCTTCTAATAGCTGGACTGAAAGCGCACTATCGGTCATTTTAGTGCAGTGCCATTCTCCTTCCGACTGCCATACCACTGCTGCGGTGGAGGCCACTGAAGATGCATCTGTGAAGACCGTTGGTCCCTGCTGGGGTCAGTCCATGATCTTCCGTGGAAGGTCGATGTTGACAGTTTTCAGCATATGAGCCCAAGGGGGCTTGATAGCGTGATGGACTTCTCCGCGAAATCCGGCGAGAGCCACGGCCAGAGATTCCGACATCGCCACTGATTGCGTTAACAGCTGTTTGCGCAAGGGCAAATATATCCTAGCAGGTTCAATACCTAGGTGTCTTAGGGCGAGTTTTCGGCCTTTCATGATGAGGTTGCCAAGGCACTCGACTCCTGGAGAGAATGTGCGTGACGGTTTTCCCAGGACTATCCACTGTATTGGTCGAGCTTTTACATGGGGGCCCTGGGCTAGTGCCCCTACTCCCCCTCCTTCTGTGAAGTATACATACAGATCGAGTGGTTCGTGTGGGTTCCACCTGGCAAGTGTGCTTGATGATATTTGCTGCTCGATAAAATTGAGAGAGTCCATTGCTTCCGTTGTCAGGGTATTCTGTTCCCACgggtttttcccctttaaaagaTCGTGCAGGGGAGCCATGGTCTTGGGAGGAATCAGGACGATCTTGCGGAGCCATTGTAAGGATCCCACTAATTGTTGCACATCATGAAGCGTCTTGACGTCCTGACGGATTTTTATCTGGGGAGGGGTTATGTAAGAACTTGTGATCCCCAACCCCAAGAAACTTACGCATGGTCCCTTGTTAACTTTTGCACTAGCGATTTCGAACCCGTTTGTTTTTAGGGTTTCCGAGACTGTTGACACCAGCTGGTCCACCTGACTCCACAACGGCGCGGCGATCAGGATGTCGTCCATGTATTGAATAATTGTCGCGGTCGGGTCACTGCGCCGAACTGGTGCCAGCACCCGATCCACCGTGATCTGGCAGATGGTAGGCAAGTTGATCATTCCTTGAGGCAGCACTTTCCACTGGAAGCGTAGGTTAGGACGTTGGATGTTTGGAAACACGATAGCGAAAGCAAACCGCTCCTTGTCTTCTTCATGTAAAGGTattgagaaaaaacagtctttaatATCAAGGACGGCGCAAGGTTGCCCCTCTGGTATCATAGAGTTCATGGGCAACAACGTTTGAACAGGACCCATTGGTTGAATTGTCTTGTTTATTTCACGTAGATCACGGAGGAGACGAAATCCTTCACCGGTTCGCTTGGGTATTACAAAAACAGGAGTGTTCCAAGGGCTGGTAGAACGCTCTATGTGACCCCATTGCAGTTTGCCGTTGACTAGCTCGGGAAGAGCATTCATTCGAGGCTTTGACAGGGGCCACTGCTTGACCCACACTGGGTTGGACAACTTCCATGTCAGTCTGATCGGTGGAAGTGGGTATGCGGCAGTGGCCCTCATGGTAAATTTGTCACCGTGGTTTTCAATAGGGCTAAAGTGTCCCTTCCCAACAGGGGTGGGACTCCTGGCATGACATACGGGAAGAGAATAATGGTTTTTTCAGGTCACTTTTCTGTGTGAAGTCTGATTGCAACCAATTGAACACTCTTCCGAGCTCGGGTTAGTCCCCTGACTCCACCCACCACGGGAGCATCTTCCAGTTCCCAACACGGAGGCCAGTTCGTCTCAGGGATAACTGTAACGTCTGCTCCGGTATCGATCAAGAAAAGGACACTAATGGTGGTGCTATTTGAGGTATTATAAAGGGAGCAGATCCCCCACACCACTGGCGGGTTATCACACTTTACGGCCAGGGCCACCCTGGGGTCTCGCCCCCAGGGGGTGGTGCTTGCTGTCCCTGAGCTAAAGGCAGGTTTGGCTGGACAGCTGGTTGTGCTGTAAAACTGGTCGCCCCTTGAGGGGGCAGTGGGTTCGGGAGAACCGGTTTTGGAGGCACCGGGTTTGGAGGCACTGCGTTCCATGTGGGGTTGGCATAATTGGGCCACCTCATATCCCAAGTAGGAGAGGGCTGCGCACGGCCCAATTGCCCTCTCCCCCACCCGTTTCCCTGGGTCTTAGATCTGCATTCCTTGGAGAAGTGCCCTCTCTTTCCACAGGCCCAGCACGGTCCTCTGGGTCAGTTTTGGTGTGGGGGGAGTGCTGTTGACGGATCCCCCAACTGAGGGCAATGTGCTGTGACGTGGCCTGCCTGGCCACATTTAAAACATACCATCATGTTAGCTATTGCGGTGCAAACAGCTGCCTGGATCAGGGCTAGGTGCTCTTCTCTCGCGACATGTTTAATCATGTCCGTGATGCTGGACCCCGCTGGCAGTGATTGCAAAATATCTTTGGTTGCCGAACTGCACTGCTGGCGTAGGCATTCTGCTACGACTGGTCCTTTTGCCTCCGCAGGCAGTGTCGAGGAGCCGATCGCTGTCTGGAGGCGACCTACAAATTGCGTGAAGCTCTCactttcactttgttttattgttgacCATGGCGATGGTTTGGCAATGACTCTAGAGGCTGTGCGAATAGCCTCTCTGGCTGCACGTGTAGTTGCCATAACTTCTTGGGCCCGCATGCCCTGGGCCTGTGCCTGGGGGGTGATAATTGCTGGATCCGAACCCATTAACCGCTGCAGGTTAGAACCATGTAGCGGGTGATCCGCCCCGCTTACTTGAGCCAGTAGTCTCGTACAGTTGTCCTCCCATTCTTGTCTAAAAATGATCATCCCTGCCCCGTCCAAGATCAGCCTACAGGCTTGTTTAATAGCAAATGGGAGCATGTCATCTCCCCCGAAAACACCGTCTATGAGGGCGGAGACCATGGCAGAATTAGGCCCTTTATCCGCGATGGCTTTGACAATCGCTTGTATATCCTTAGGGTTTATTGGTGTGTGAACCCTTTGTCCCCCGTCCGTCACCGGGACCGGGAACGCCAGCGCGGCCGATGGGGCCCAGTCGGCACACGCTATCTTAATCTTCCTCCAATCCGTAAGAGGAACTTTTTCCCCTCGCGGTTCCGCTTTATTTCGGAAGgggatatttttgcttttaattctgtttgtccCCATTTCCTCCTCCGAATGTGAATCGCCATCTGAATCGGAGTCTGAACTCGACTGACTAGTCACTTCCGTATCTGATCCAGAACCGGAACTTGACTGACGGTTACTTCTGAGTTCCGGCCCCGCCCACTACCCTTGCGGGCGGGCCGTTCCCTCCCTCTTGGCTCGCCCCGCCTTCTGCTCGGGGAGGTGTCCACCCCCAACGGCACCTCTCCAGATGGGCGCCCAGATCGGCTCTCCGCCCCTTGCCCACGCCTCCACCGCCCCCAAAGCTCCGCCCTCTATTGTTCTCTTCCACCCGCTCGCGCGCGCCAGCCAGGTCCAACACTACCTCCAAATTCCCGCCAGAGGCATCTTCGTCCCGCCCCTCGCCCACGCGCTGGGGGCCATCTTGGGGGGCATATGGCGGGGGTCTCATTCAGACTTCCTCAGACCCTGGTTTCTCAGCGGCGCGCCTGGCTTCCTCGACTAACCCGCCCCAAAAGGATGTAGCTCGCTCCTGCGCCTCCGAGAGCGGGTCAGGGTTCGGGGGTTCGCCCTCTCGCAGATCTTTGGGCTCAGCAGGATCGTCACTATCTGGGGGGAGCAGGGTCTGTGTAGCCGCCCCGATCCCCAGTTGCGGGGTGGCCAGCAAACAagcctgtgctgccttccaggtTTCCTGCGCTTGTATGGCCTTCTGCAGGGCCTGTACAACTTTCCCCACGACTTAAGGTTTATCCCACGACCCGAGAACATCGTTTCCTCGGCAAGCGCTTTAGTGCACTTGTTCCACACCTCCCGGTGGAGAATTTCCACCGGCAGGTCAATGACCCCAATTTGTAAAAGCCTCGCAACTGCGAGAGTAAAATCTTTAGACGTACAATCAATACCCCATTGCTTATGTAACTGAGATACGACCTTCACGAGGGCTTCCATCATCCTTGCAAATCCGGGAGCGTCCTCCCCGCCGGGCTGGTCCTGCCGCTCCGGCCGCTGTTCACACGGATCCAAGCGATTTTCCCGGGTTTCGGCACCAGCAGATTGATtgtattacacttccacaaacacttCAAGgtagcgttatgtacttacaatggtggaagcaaccaccgGATGGCtagaaacatatgccgtacctcacgctacagcccgaaatactatcttggggcTTGAAAAGCAAGACCTTTGGTGACACGGTACAACAGAAGGAATAGAATCAGACAATGTTgctcatttcagaaacagtcttatagacaattgggccaaagaacgtggtattgagtgggtatatcatatgccatatcatgcaccagcctctgggaaaattgaaaggtacaatggtttattaaaaactacactaaaggcacgtggtggtggaacctttaaaaactgggattcacatttagcaaaagccacttggttggtcaacaccaggggatcaaccaatcgagccgggcctgcccaatcaggaATTCTTCGTACTGTGGAAGGAGacaaagtccctgtagtacacctggaaaacatgttaggaaaggcagtctgggttactcctgcctcaggcaaaggcaagcccattcgtgggactGTTTTTGCCCAGGCatctggcagcacctggtgggtgctgcttaaggatggagaatttcagtgtgtacctcaaggggatttgattttaggtgaaaatatgcaataccgACTCCCTTGTACTTCCGACACGTACAAGAGAACCGTGCggtcaggcccagtcaacatgggtttatgaaaggcaggtcctgttcaatcagcctgatctccttctatgacaaagtGACCCACCTAGTGGataagggaaaggctgtggtTGTTGTGTATTTAGACTTCAGGAAGGCCTTTGACACAGTATCCCACAgccttctcctggagaagctggcagctcatggcctggatgggtgtactctgcaatgggtaaagaactggctggagggctggacccaaagagttgtggtgaacggagacAAATCCAGTCGGCgtccggtcacaagtggtgttccccagggctcagtattggggccagttctgttgaATGTCTTTAACAATGATCTGGATAAGGCAACTGAGTGCACGCTTAGTAAGTTCACGGATGACACCACCTTGGGTGGAAGTGTTGTTCTgccacttgggtcacaacaaccccaggcagctctacaggctcagggaagagtgtcTGGAAACTGCCTGGTGGAAAATGTCTTGGGGGAGTTGATTGACagccggctgaacatgagccagcagtgtgcccagatggccaaaaggccaacagcatctgGACtcgtatcaggaatagtgtggccagtagGACTAGaaaagtgattgtgccactgtactcggcactggtgaggccgcaccttgaatcctgtgttcagttttgggcccctcatcctAAGAAGGGcattgaagtactagagagagtgcagaggagggtgacgaagctggtgaggggcctggagaacaagtctgatgaggactGGTTGAGGGAGATGATGGAACAAACATTCTTTAATTCACAGCCATGAAACAGGAGGCACTTGGTTGTACTGAACATTGGTAGACGCTGGCTTTTATTCTTCGTGTGATAGATACTCTGTGCCAAGGCTGAGAGTGGTTATCTAAACTCCTACATTGTGACTCTCATTAGAACATGACTTGGTGTCTGAGAATGTTGTTGCCATCTTTGTTGCCCAGAGATGCTGGCTACCAGTGAAGAACAGCTGTAGAGTTAGTCAAGGGAATCTTGATTTCtaactctgtcctggttttgttaaagaacaagtttctcttttagtgaatttgcctgtcagctaattTGCCTGTCATATTAGCCGcgttttcctggaaaaccaggcacatgttttggtaaacatagcaatggaatgcaaacttattgataaggacagatggacatctcgcgagaggggcaacgagaaaccggtgaccaacggtgtataacattccattcacgtgaatatttcatataaaagtgggagatgaCGAGGATCTcgccccttttcccttctgcttatggctcacattaggagaggatctcgctagtcgtccctgcgaaccgaggcctagtgagagactgaatccagctccggttggctgcagagtccaatccaggactttgggtgccagctctgcagttgctgagactttcaagattggttttgtatattttgtattattttctctattcttagtagtagcattagtaaaacatttttaatttttccaactctcttctctctgtccttctttccctcccgatcgcctgtccttggtgggaaggggggagagggaggggcaaaagggggaagtggtggggagaggaggttaacaatacatctgccagggttttattgtcaccccgcaatctaaacccacaacaaaccccCACTTTGAGACCTGCAAGTGCAGAAGAACCGTCGTGCTCTAGGtctggctgggcagcagcagaagcagccagcTCCGGAGGTTCACCTGGCCCAGTCCTCATCACTTCAAGTGCAAGCAGACAGACAGCTAGGCATGACAACTTTGAGAAGCCACCCTTCACaaagacaccaaaacacactTGGCAAACACGTGCCTCAAACCAGCACCGTctactgaaacagagaaagaaacttcACAGCAGAGTCGGTTGTACTGTTAAGtgacattctttattttattcctgcTGGGGAACACTGGAAATCATCCTCCATCagtgctccaaagactggatgctcttgtgttgctcgtattcacacaattattacatatgcattacaatttctgaaaattttgacatacagtACAGTATACCAGGAAGtaattgatgatgttagttataattgtttagtttcttacttacaataaaactcttaattattagttagaagtaaactaagcactctgcttctaaacaatgtattaattaatcttctgtctccctcttgccATGCAGAAGGatacagaactggaaaaatatcccctccttttgcaggtggtcaggaAGCAATTATCTCATGTCAATTGGCGAACGACAGCTACATCAGTAACGATGGGTACGGAACTTAATCACAGCAtccattaatttagcagcttctcagtACGTTCCCAGTAGCCCCGAGGGGGTGTCACTGACAGACGGATCCTTCAACAGCCTGCACACGGCCGCGAACTGGGCTCCTGAACCGCAGCTGTGCAAACGGCACATTCGCAAACGCATTTCccggccgcccggccccgcgggagCCCCAGCGCCGGAGCCGCAGCCCGCTCGCCCCGGGCCGGCGTCACCCCGCCCGCTGTGACGCCCCCGGCCCTCCCGCTGTGACGCCCCGAGCTGCCGCTTTTAAGCCGCCCCCTGCAGCCGCCGGCTCTCAGTGCTGTCGCCGCCGCAGCGGGACCGGCAGTGCGTGTGTGGCTCGGAGCGTCGGGAGCTGCGACCCAGCTCGGGACTCGCCTCTTCTCGGCTCTTCTCGCCTTCGCAACGCCGTCTAACGTTGCTCTCCCGGGACTCGGTTCTGGGCTTCTCTTGCCCTCTCCGTGCCCTCTACCCTTGTCCACCAGGGGCTCGGTTCTGGGCTTCTCTTGCCCTCTCCGCGCCCACTCCCCTTGCTCTCCGGGGCTCGTCAGAGTCCGCCGGGCGACTCCTGCGGCTGCTCATCCCGGAGCGGGCCGTGCCCTCGTCTCCCCCgcaccaggcagagctccatggCACTGCTCAGGAGGGTGCGGGAGCGGCCGCCGTCTGACGGCGCTTCCGCGCCCAGCACCGCCGGGGCCTCGGAGCTCCGGGAGAAGCGCCGGGGCGGGCTGCACGGCGCGGCCGCCCGTGGCGAcctggcctggctgcagcagcgCTGGTGGCGGAAGAGATTCTCCATCAACTCGCGGGATGCCAACAAGCAGTAAGAGGCGGGCAGTGCCCATAGCGAAGACACACGTGCTCTGGCTGGAAGAGCCGGCGAAGCCCCACACGATCGCAAGCACCCTAGGGACAGGCCGGCTCCACAGCGCTGCCCTTAGCGGAGGCCCGCCCCAGCTGGGACAGGAGCCAGCGGATGCGCTCTGGCACCAGAAACCTTGCTTTCGGCTGCTTTTTTGGCAGTTGAGCCTTGTGCCCCTAGGTGGTTGGCACCACAGCCTGAAACGATGTCTTCAGCCGTCTTGTCTCTGCTAACTGGATGTATTTAATTTCTAGGACGCCTCTGCATCTTGCTTGTGCGAACGGCCATGCAGATGTCGTTCGCTTTCTGGCAGGAAAGCGGTGCCAGCTCAACCCTCATGGCATGTTTGAGAAAACACCACTGATGCTGGTACGTGGAATATGTTATGCTGTCGTACGTGGGGCTTGTCGATTGTGCACCGAGCCATGCCTGGCTTGCGTGATTCTTTACGTAGGCCTGCATAGAAGCAGGTATGTTGCAGTCAGTGGGGAAGGGGCATATGTTGCCTAATGTTTGAAGGCGCTCGTACTTTCCCGTGTTGGGAAGATGCAGGAGCTCTGACAGAGAGAAAGGTACGTGTTGGAAGTTACTCCTCCTTTGTGGCTTGTTTCCAGGCGGTAGAGCACGAGCACAAAGACTGCGTGACTGCTCTGCTGGAGCACGGTGCCGACCCTGACCACAGAGGTGCTGGCGGCAACACTGCCCTTCACATGGCTGCCATCATGCCCAGCAAAGCGATGGTGGAGCTCTTACTCGAGCATAATGCCCAGATTGAGGCTAAGAATGTGGTAAGCTTGGGCTTCGGGGaaggcttctcttccccagccttTCCTGTGTTCTTCTAAGGGAGACGATTTCTCCTTTCAGTTGGGATACACTCCTCTTGCCGTTGCCATCCTCCAACGCCACGAAGAGATGGTTGAGTTCCTCATTCAAAAAGGAGCTGATGTGCACACTCGAGATCTGCATGACAGGTGAATTCTCGTCAAAAGTGTGCGTGGGACTCCTGAGCATTGTTCAGGCTGGCTTGATGGGAGCCATAGGAATGAGCTTTGAAAAAgcaccaggagctgcccagAAGGAGCTCCTTCTGTGCCACTTGTGAGAGCAGACCCGCGCTCGGCTGCTCTCTTACCTCAGGGGATGATCTCTGCACTGAGGACTGCAAGCAAGCGTTGGCTGTAgtgccagcacacacacacacgtgtgcgtGAGcgtgcacacacgtgcacacagaaacacagacacacacacacacctccccgAGTCTGCTCCGGGAAACGCTTGGCCTGGAGACCTCCCGAGGTCCCACCACCCTCAACTGTCTGACGCATCCACGTGTTCTGCTGTAATTTTGCTCTGCCTGGGTGAGGGGAAATGATTTGTTTGAGGAGCGAAGAAGGACTCAAGTAATGGCAAGGCAATGTTTGCAGAAGCTGATGTATTTCCTGTCATTTCTTGGATGCTTTAGGACCACTCTTGTGATTGCCGCTTATGCTGGGAATGTGAATGTACTACGGCTTCTTCTTCAGCATGGTGTTGATCTTTTTCATCGAAACAAGTATGGCTCTGATGTTTTCGCTTGTCACCGTCAGTTTAAGCCTGAGTAAGTGTTTTACATCCTGGTTAGAGCAGCTGCATTGTCAGCATGTCTGTGTTGATGTGCAGCCCTTTTTGCTTGAATGGGGTGTTGAGACCTTTGAAGCTGGGCTCAGTGACATCTTGTGATGCGTCTCTTTCCGTGTCAAGGGTTGATTTGCAAGCTGAGGAAAACTTCCCTCCACAGCTCTGTTTGAGAATTCACCTGCGTGCTGCCAAGCTCCACCCAACTGACTAGCAGCTACCTGCCTTTTGTTTCAGAGGGGATCCAACCAATATCCCTGATGCATTAAAATCTTCAGAGGTTTTCCTCCTCTTGTGGGTAGCTTTGCTCCCCTGACTGTTCCTTCCCTAAGGTGGCTACGTGTCCTTAACAGCTAGGCTGAATGAAATAGCCCTCTCCTAGTGACGGTAGCCTACTGCTGGGTGAATGAACAGCATTATGCCCACAAGTATGCCTTGACAAGCCATAAACAACTGCCCATGACCTCTTTTTGCTGAATCTGGGCTTTGTGTCTTCTCCCCCTGCCCATTCTGTCATCCCATACggatggggagcaggagagaagggTGCTGGGGTAAACTGTGGAGTAAAAACCTCTTTAGGAACAAAGCATGTTTGAGGATTGCTCTAGCAAAACAAGAGGCTGGTTCCTTCCCTGCATGCTTCTAGCACGGGATCGGTCTTGTGCTAATGCACCATTTTGCACAGCAGCCTTGGTCTGGAGGATGTCCTTACTATTTTCTtgagtttgggggttttttgtctttagTTCTGCTTGTGAAGCAACCCTGAAAGTGGTGTCTCTTCAGAGCCCAGACTGACCCTCTGCCAGAGCTGTTAGCAAATGACATGTGTGCAATGTAGTGGGGATAAGATCACTGAgttcatttccttcctttttctatgTAGAGTTATAAAGACACTGGAGGAATATGAAAACTGTAAAAGAACAGGAGAACGCTCTGTAGGAGGCACAGGAGGTCCAGCAGTACCTGAGATCTCTTGCTCTGGGACGACTGCTGCCCCTCCCATGGGAGCACCTGTGCAGACTGGAGCAGGTAGGATCCCTCAGCATGGAGGAGGTGATGAGGACAAATCGCTGAGGCCTTAAGGACAATGAGAACCCTTTGTTAAATGCAGGGCCTGGGGGACGGGAAAAGACACAGTTAAACAAGCACTCACGACTGCATTGTGCCTCTTCTCTCCTTTGAAGGTGTCTTGCCAGAAGCTGGAGCACAGCAAGAGGAGGAATGTGACTCCGTGTCTGATTTAGACCTAACTTCTCTGAAGGTGGGGCCCAACTGGGCTTGCTTACTTTTGagctcttttccttctgcttctgacACAGGCTTGGAATGCCAGCATCTCTTCAGTCAAAACAGAcacttaagatcatcgagtccagctgcacagctggcactgccaagtccagaactgaaccatgtcccttaGCAATACATCTACACGTCCCCTGAATACCTCCAGGAATGGAGACGGGTCCAGAAGGAGTTTGTGCCAGTTCTAACGCATGTCTTAATTCACACAGACTGATTCTGAAGGTCCAGAGGAAGTGTCCGCTGTCATGCTGCCTCATGGTGCAAACCAACAAGGAGCGTGTGCGCAGCCTGTTGCAGAGGAGCATCACATTGGTAATTTCCTAAGCTTCTCTGGAGTGAAGCGGGTGGGGAAAAGCAGAGTGAAATAAGCACTCACAGCAGTGTGGCGCTTCTTATCTCTTTGTAGGTGTGTTGCCAGCAGCAGGTGCAgcacaagaagaagaagatttTGACTTC includes:
- the LOC110356677 gene encoding ankyrin repeat domain-containing protein 7-like — encoded protein: MYLISRTPLHLACANGHADVVRFLAGKRCQLNPHGMFEKTPLMLAVEHEHKDCVTALLEHGADPDHRGAGGNTALHMAAIMPSKAMVELLLEHNAQIEAKNVLGYTPLAVAILQRHEEMVEFLIQKGADVHTRDLHDRTTLVIAAYAGNVNVLRLLLQHGVDLFHRNKYGSDVFACHRQFKPEVIKTLEEYENCKRTGERSVGGTGGPAVPEISCSGTTAAPPMGAPVQTGAGVLPEAGAQQEEECDSVSDLDLTSLKVGPNWACLLLSSFPSASDTGLECQHLFSQNRHLRSSSPAAQLALPSPELNHVP